The sequence GAGCCCGCCCAGCGACCGCCTGGCCGCCTGGCGGGCGTACATCGAGGCCAGCCAGCGGTTGTTCACCCGGATCGAGGACGACCTGCGCAGCGCCAGCGAGCTCAGCTTCGCCGACTACCACGTGCTGGTGCTGCTCTCCGAGGCTCCCGGGCAACGGCTGCGGATGGGCGAGCTGGCCGGCCGCCTGGTCTTCTCGCCCAGCCGGCTGACGTACCAGATCTCCGCCATGCAGCGGCGCGGCCTGGTCGCGAGGCAACCCTGTCCCCAGGACGGGCGGGGCAGCGAGGCGGTGCTCACGGCCGCCGGGCTGCTGGCCCTGCGGACGGCCGCGCCGCACCACCTGCACTCCGTGCGCACCCACCTGATGGACGACCTCGACGACGCCGAGGTCGCCTGCCTGACCAGGATCTTCACCCGGCTCGGCCGGCGACTGCAGGGCAGTGACTGCACCGCCGCCGCCGGCGACAGTTGAAGGAGCCCACCATGCCCGCCATCACCGTCGACAACGTGCTCGTCCTGCCCCGGCTGCCCCGACTCGACGAGTCCGCCACGTTCCGGCCGGTTCGCCGGCTGAGCACCGCCCCCAGCGGTTTCGAGGGCGAGGGTTTCCCCGTGCGCCGGGCCTTCGCCGGGGTCCCGACGAGCGAGCTGGACCCGTTCATCCACCTCGACCAGATGGGTGAGGTCGACTACGCCCCCGGCGAGCCGCGGGGCACCTCCTGGCACCCACACCGGGGATTCGAGACCGTCACCTACATCATCGACGGGATCTTCGACCACGAGGACAGCCACGGCGGCGGCGGCACGATCACCAACGGCGACACCCAGTGGATGACCGCCGGCAGCGGCCTGTTGCACATCGAGGCACCGCCGGAGCACCTGGTGGTCAGCGGCGGGCTTTTCCACGGCACGCAACTGTGGGTGAACCTGCCGAAGGCGGCCAAGATGAGCGCCCCGAAATACCAGGACATCCGGGGCAACCAGACGGCGCTGCTCACCACCCCGGACGGTGGCGCACTGGTCCGGGTGATCGCCGGGGAGATCGCCGGCCACCACGGACCGGGGGCCACGCACACCCCGATCACCGTCGCCCACCTGACGGTCGAACCCGGCGCGCAGGTCGACCTGCCCTGGCGGGCCGACTTCAACGCGCTGGTCTACGTGCTGGGCGGCCGTGGCACGGTCGGTACCGACCGGCGCCCGGTGCACACCGGTCAGCTGGCCGTGCACGGGCCGGGCGACGCACTGCGCTTCGCCGCGGACGCCCGGCAGGACGGCAACACCCCGACGCTCGACCTCTACGTCATGGGCGGGCAGCCGATCCGGGAGCCGGTGGCGCACTACGGCCCGTTCGTGATGAACACCCGGGACGAGCTGATCCAGGCGTTCGAGGACTTCCAGGCCGGTCGACTCGGGGTGATCCCGGCGAAGCGGCTACCGCACACCGGGGGCCAGGGCGAGCGACCCTGATCGGCGCGAGGGCGCCCGGCACCACCGCGCCGGGCGCCCCGGCCGTCAGGAGACGGCGAAGATGCCGGCCAGGCCGAGCAGGACCATCACCAGTACCGTCAACAGCGCACCCCGCTCGCCCTCCACCGCCTGGTCGCGGTGCTCGGTCGCGGAGTTCGTCGTCTCGCCGGTCATGGTGTGGCTCCTCGCTACTCGGATCGGGTGCGTACCGGGTCGGCACGGGCTCACCGACGTGCGAGCCCGACCAGGGGTTCGTATCGTGAGGGCGTCGTCGACCTCAGCGAAGGGCGGGAACGTGGCGCTGCTGGACTGGTTTCTCAGCGGGCCGAAACGTGCCAACCCGGTCTCTGGGTTACCCGTCTGGACCAGCGGAAACCTCGCCGAGCCGCTGATTCACGGCGCGGCGTACTTCGACCGGGAGCACCTGGACCGCGATCCGGCGGGCGGCGACGACGCCGATCTGGTCGACCCGGACGACGCGATCACGGCGATCACCGGCGCTGCCCAGGCGTTGCAGCGCTGGCATGACGGCGGACAGGTCGGCCCTCGGCCGCCCGGCCGGCTGCGATCGCACCGGTCCCGGCGACTGCCCTGGTGGATCCGGGCCTGGGCGCTACCGGCGTACCGGCTGGTCTACGACCCCGACGGCCGGCCGCTGCGCGCCCGCCGGGCCGGCACCTGGTGACCCCGGCGCCAGCTCGCCGAGCACGCTCAGGCCACCCGGGTACGCGAAGGACGAGCGCGGCGAGTAGTAACCCCACGCGATGGTGAGCGGATTCTCGGGGCGCAACGCGTAGAGCGGGTGGTCCGGGGCGAGGAACTCCACCGACTCGATCTCGAACGAGTTGGACGGCTCGGCGACGACCGGGTAGACGCTGCTGACCAGCTGGCCGTGCAGCGCCGTGAGATAACGGTGATGCCCGTTGTGCATCCTGTGCCCGGTGTCACCGACGCGTACCCGGGCCCGGATCATCGGCACGCCGTCGATGTCGGTCTCCGTCACCTGGGTGTCGCCGTCGTGTGTGGTGATCGTGGTGTGGCCGGCCAGGGCCGGCGCGCCACGGGCCAGGGCATAGTCGCGCACCCGCTCGCTGGAGGTCACGTAGTGCGTCCACCAGCCCCCCGGGGTCACCCCGTCCGGTGCGTCCACCCCGGCCAGGGTCACCCCGAGATAGGTCAACGAGTACGCGCCGAAGCCGGAGGTCTGGCTGTCGTCGTCCACCACGTACTGGTTCATGAAGACCTGCCGGTCCGGATGCGGTCGCAGCCCGGCCGGGACCAGCGCCGCCACCGCCTCCGGGTCCGCCGGCAGCCAGCTGATGTACAGCGTCCGGCTGTTCACGACGAGTTGAGGAACGGCAGGGTCGAGCACAGCGCCTCCGATTAGGGATGTACTCGCGACGCTAACGCCAGTCCCGTCGACGGGACAAGGACGGAAACGCGACAGTCCGTCAGCGGACCGTGCCGCACCTCGTCCGGTCGGCGGCACGGCACCCCCGTCCGGCTGCCCCAGCCGGGTCGCGCGGACACGCCCGGCCCGGCCGAACCGGCCGTTGGTTCGCCCGGAGTCCGAACCTGTGCAGCCGGGGACGGCCACATGCGTGTCCCTTTTGCGGCATACGTGATGTTAAGTAACCTAAGTACATCGTCCGTTCGGCTAGATTTCTGGGAGACGATCAGGTTAAGGTGACTCCCGAACGTACTAGCAAGGACTACACCAAAGCGTCACGTCTTTTTCCGCGGACGAGGTGCAGGGAGGACCACCATGACCGCGTCAACGATCACCGAATCGGCGACCGCCCCGGCGACCACCACCCCGAAGCTCGACCCGCGGGCACTCACCGACAGCGCCGCCGAGGTGCTGAACGCGATGGCCGCACTGCCGGCGGGCCACCCGTCCCGGGCCGCGCTGCGGGACCGGGCGATCGAGTCCTGGCTGCCACTGGCAAACCATCTCGCCCACCGCTACAGCGGTCGCGGTGAGCCCACCGACGACCTCGCCCAGACCGCCGCCGTCGGCCTGATCAAGGCGATCGACAAGTTCGACCCCACCCGCGGCGTCGACTTCGCCGGCTACGCCATCCCCACCATCATCGGCGAGCTGAAGCGACACTTCCGCGACCGGACCTGGGACATTCGCGTCCCCCGCCGCCTGCAGGAGCTGCGGCTGGCCATCTCCGACGCCAACAGCACGCTGCTGCAGAGCCTGGGCCGCTCGCCGACGGTGGCCGACATCGCCGGACACCTCAAGATCACTGAAGAGGAGGTCCTGGAGGGCCTGGAGGGTGCCCGCGCGTACAACGCGGTGTCGCTGTCCACGCCGACCGGCGACGGTGACCGGGCGACCGAGCTGGGCGACATGCTCGGCGGTGAGGACAGCGAGTTCGAGCTGGCCGAGCTGCGGGTGGCCCTCGGCCCGGCGCTGGCCACGCTGGACGAGCGCGAGCAGAAGATCCTGACGCTGCGGTTCTACGGCAACCTCACCCAGTCGCAGATCGCCGAGCAGATCGGCGTGTCGCAGATGCACGTGTCCCGGCTGCTGGCCCGGGCGCTGACGAAGCTGCGGGGGCAGCTCGACGGCGCGTACTAGGGGGGTGCCGACGGTGGCCGGGTCCGCAGGACCCGGCCACCGTCGTGTCCACGCCGGCTCAGCCGGCCGCCGGTTCCCGCCACATCGGCCAGAACGGCGTGCCGTCGGGCAGCCGGAACGGCTCGGCGACCCGGTAGCCGTGCCGTGCGTACAGATCCCGGCCCATCTCGCTGCTCGCCTCCAGATACGCCGGCACGCCGTTGGCGTCCAGCCAGGCGTGATGGTGGCGCAGCAACGCCGTACCGATGCCCTGGCCCTGGCGGTCCGGCCGCACGGCCAGCAGGGCCAGGTGGTGGTGGTCGGGGTGCGGATGGTTCGCGGCGAACAACTCGTCGAGGTGGACGAAGCGGGGCGTCCACTCACCGCAGGCGGCGGACAGCCGGGCGTCGTAGTCCGCCGGCGGCGGCAGCGGCTCACCGACCGACGGCAACCAGACCGCCACGCCGGCCCGGTCCTCGGTGCCGAACACCAGCCCGTGCCGCACGGCGTGCTCGACGATGATCTCGAAGCTTCCGGCCAGCACCGCCTCCCGCTTGGCCTCGTCGGGCACCAGCCACCGGGGGGCGTCCAGGACCAGGAACGACTCGGCGATCCGTGCGGCGACCCACCGGGCGTCGGCCTGGCCGAGCCGCCCGATGGTCGGCCGGGTCACCGGCGCGCCTCCGTGGTCGCCGGCTCGGTGAACGACGAGGGCGGGACGACGACCGTCGCCGCGCTCTCCGCACCCAGCCCGATCCGGGCGTACGTGTCGGGACGCCGGCGCCGCAGCGACAGGCCCCACAGCGCGCCGAGCAGCGCCGCCACGGGGTACGCCGCGGGGATCGCCCAGCGCAGCGGCGAATCGGGCGCCACGCCGAGCAGGTCGGCGAAGTTCTGCACCGCCAGCACGATGATCGCGACGAGCGCGACCGCGGCGACACCCGGGGCGATCAACCGCCGCCACAGCGTCTCCTGCTCGCCGCTCCGGGCGAAGTACGCGATGACCGCCACCGAGGTGGTGGCGATCAGCAGCAGCACGCCGAAGCCGCCGCTGGTGCCCAGCCAGAAGAACAGTTGCAGGACCGGGTCCCAGCCGTTGACCGCGTACAGCACGATCACGAACAGGCCGAGCGCGCTCTGCGCCAGCGAGGCGGCCTGCGGCGCGCCGGTGGTCGGCGAGGTCCGCCCGAACACCGCCGGCAGCACCCGCTCCCGGCCCAGCGCGAAGGTGTACCGCGCGGTCGTG is a genomic window of Micromonospora tarapacensis containing:
- a CDS encoding MarR family winged helix-turn-helix transcriptional regulator, with protein sequence MTESPPSDRLAAWRAYIEASQRLFTRIEDDLRSASELSFADYHVLVLLSEAPGQRLRMGELAGRLVFSPSRLTYQISAMQRRGLVARQPCPQDGRGSEAVLTAAGLLALRTAAPHHLHSVRTHLMDDLDDAEVACLTRIFTRLGRRLQGSDCTAAAGDS
- a CDS encoding pirin family protein encodes the protein MPAITVDNVLVLPRLPRLDESATFRPVRRLSTAPSGFEGEGFPVRRAFAGVPTSELDPFIHLDQMGEVDYAPGEPRGTSWHPHRGFETVTYIIDGIFDHEDSHGGGGTITNGDTQWMTAGSGLLHIEAPPEHLVVSGGLFHGTQLWVNLPKAAKMSAPKYQDIRGNQTALLTTPDGGALVRVIAGEIAGHHGPGATHTPITVAHLTVEPGAQVDLPWRADFNALVYVLGGRGTVGTDRRPVHTGQLAVHGPGDALRFAADARQDGNTPTLDLYVMGGQPIREPVAHYGPFVMNTRDELIQAFEDFQAGRLGVIPAKRLPHTGGQGERP
- a CDS encoding acetoacetate decarboxylase family protein; the protein is MLDPAVPQLVVNSRTLYISWLPADPEAVAALVPAGLRPHPDRQVFMNQYVVDDDSQTSGFGAYSLTYLGVTLAGVDAPDGVTPGGWWTHYVTSSERVRDYALARGAPALAGHTTITTHDGDTQVTETDIDGVPMIRARVRVGDTGHRMHNGHHRYLTALHGQLVSSVYPVVAEPSNSFEIESVEFLAPDHPLYALRPENPLTIAWGYYSPRSSFAYPGGLSVLGELAPGSPGAGPAGAQRPAVGVVDQPVRR
- a CDS encoding SigB/SigF/SigG family RNA polymerase sigma factor — its product is MTASTITESATAPATTTPKLDPRALTDSAAEVLNAMAALPAGHPSRAALRDRAIESWLPLANHLAHRYSGRGEPTDDLAQTAAVGLIKAIDKFDPTRGVDFAGYAIPTIIGELKRHFRDRTWDIRVPRRLQELRLAISDANSTLLQSLGRSPTVADIAGHLKITEEEVLEGLEGARAYNAVSLSTPTGDGDRATELGDMLGGEDSEFELAELRVALGPALATLDEREQKILTLRFYGNLTQSQIAEQIGVSQMHVSRLLARALTKLRGQLDGAY
- a CDS encoding GNAT family N-acetyltransferase → MTRPTIGRLGQADARWVAARIAESFLVLDAPRWLVPDEAKREAVLAGSFEIIVEHAVRHGLVFGTEDRAGVAVWLPSVGEPLPPPADYDARLSAACGEWTPRFVHLDELFAANHPHPDHHHLALLAVRPDRQGQGIGTALLRHHHAWLDANGVPAYLEASSEMGRDLYARHGYRVAEPFRLPDGTPFWPMWREPAAG